The stretch of DNA GAAATAATTAAACACGTCTGTCATGTCAGCTTTTTAGGGTGTAAATGATTTGGATAAACAATGGTGCATGGCTTTGTTGGATTGTTGTCATCACTCTTTATCATTTGCAgaaactttttcttcttcttaagaTAATTCGGTGGGCAGGAATTGGTGTGATGCTTACAGCTTACCTTGTAGAACAGGGAAAGCAGTGACAGATGCCATCAGCTAACAGGGACGAAAGCAGTCGCTCGTACCACAATTGTTTATTCTGTcctaagaaagagagagaaagtacAAACGACGTCCTGTTGAAAGATAATAATTATATTCTCTTTTAATGTATATTGTCCCTTTCTGCTCTGATTTTAATtacttgtcttcttcttcttcttttggacaATTTTGAGAATATTTTGGAATTAAGTGAAAGAAAGATAcgatattatgaaaaaaaaaaatgattatttttaaaataaaaattaaaaaaatatttattaaaatttgatattatattttagttATTTCATCATGCTCTTATCTATAAATAGACAAAACCTCGTATGATTATATAATATCTATTTTCAATATCTATTTCTATTCTATCGTTTATAATGATTTAGCATTTAGAAAATAATTCTtgtaaaaaaatttatcataaagaaattttttattaattgataatcataattaaaatctaatcagatttataatatattttaattaattatatatgatgattagacaagaagaagaggaaaagctaTATTGCATTTGCCGAGAAATGAAAGGGACAAAGACTGAGAAAGCAATAGAGATGAAAGAAAGACGATGATGATGAGTGCACAACTCCATTGAAACCAACAGTGTTAAAGTTCGAATGCTAACAGTGAGAGTTTATGGTCCCATCCATCGTTCCTACGACCACATCTGAAGGGACCTCTTAATTCTTTGCTTGGAAGCGAAGATAGCCACAAGGGTGAGGCAggcaaagaaaaaaagagaagggaGAGGGGGCCATCACCCCCATTCCACAGACAGTGAAGGCTCACCATCACATGCACGGCATGCAGTCCCAGAAGATATCCAAAGGAGGCGAAGGGAAGCTTTGTGCCATCAATCTCGGCATGTAGAGTTCCtgcaaaaaaatcataataataattatcattTATTTAACTATAACATTATAATTtactataattaattattttatgagCACATACTTCTTAAGAATACACATTCGAAATCTTTTCCCTTCTGACTAATACGACATCATCACATCAGAAAAGAAACGAAGAGATGGAAGCTCTTGTCCTCTTCCGTCTGTCTCCTACGGAGAGAGCTCGTGTTATCCGGCCAACATATGGTCCCAACTCGGGCCAAGTGACAGTTCATCCCCGTGAGTTGATggattgatgagctgcatcacatATTGAGGTTTCTCCTTTTTTGTTAATGTTATTTGAGAAGATATAGCTtgtattatcttttttatttgctgataattatattttatttattttaggaTATTTCTACTCTTAATCctatttttactatttaaaatatttatcttatctttttttttaatattcctaAGATACGTCTATTGCAAAGAAAGTAAATGCCCTTATAatgttccttttttctttttctcttttcctaATCATGAGCGACGACGAGCGAAGAGAAACGATGTTAGACGAACGTGAATGCCCTCTTTTTTctactctttcttcttattcttcttttctttgcttGCCTAGCAACATCAATGGTGTTGCATGATAGAGTGGTGAGAAGGAGCATCATCGACACAACTATGATTCCGACGAACAAAGTAAAAAGTTGTGCGAAGAAGGATATTATTGATAATTGAAATGTTATAAATAGTAACCCTTATAAATAATAAGAGATGTTAATAATATGGGTTGAGGTTGCGggtatcaatattttttttaatactaaTATCCATCTAACATAGTTAAGATCAATTAGGGTCTCGATTAATCGAATTAGGAATGAATAATATCTCTTAAGATTTTGATCACTAGCCAACGGTGATTAATTGATGAAGATTAATCATAATGGCATGCATGTAAGTATTTTAGATTTTTGGAAGTTTTTTGGGTAAGTTATTATTGTCACTAATAATTTTTTAAGAATTTAAACTACACAAAAAATCTTCTCGAATATTTGTTTATTGTCCTCCGAGTTTATTTATACTCCAAAAAACATATCCTCGATTCAGGATTTCCAATTGCCTCACCAGTAAAAACAAAATCCGAGAGCTACAGTGGTGGTGGCATTCGACGCGTGTAGACTCGCTCATCAGGACGAGCCCGATGTGGATCGATACATATACATGCTCGGCACACCATCGATGAGCTCTCAGCTGGCGGTGATAGATACGAGGTGGAAGGAGATAGGTATCAAGAGTTTTGGATGACGGACTGAGGACTAACCGTTCTACCTGTTTCTGCCTCCGTATGGGACGTTCTCGAACCCCTAGACGTGAAGGTGCTCAGCTCTAATTGAGTTCTAAGCTCTTTCAGCTCGTGTGAACGTTTAGGACCGCTGAATGGCCGACCAGTGTCATCGCTCCAAGTTTTGACTTCAAACAGGCATAGGTTGTTCTTCCATGGTCAAACGAAAGATTGGACAGGAAAACTTGAGTTAATGATTTCCATCCTTGGCAAGTCAGTCTGCAAACATGAAATAGTAGTTCTGAAACTTCCTGTTTTCTTCCACGCAAGCTGAATGCTGCCTTGATGTGATCCTTCCTGCTCGCATGCGTTCTTCCATGAAACCTACTCCAACCACTAGGAAAAGAGAAGGGGATGGCCAGCAGGCACGAAAGAACAACATCTTGACCTGCAACCCGTTCGTTTAATCTACTTTGTTGCTGGATTCTGAAAGGACCATCGTCATCGATTATTCGACTATGAACATGCAAGTCATGTGAATATTTATGACCAGTGGGTGAGTCATTCAGTAGCAGTGTTTGGTCAACAGTCCATGTTCAAACCCTCGACCGGCATGTTGGTTTCTCGTGCGCTTCCCCTCCAACTTCTCCACAAGTTCGCTACAAGTTGTCGAGCTCATTGCGGAGAGactcccctcttctctctctaTATAAAGGCCCTAAGAACTCACTCGCGTTCGCCATTCCCATTGTTCCCAAGTCATCTCCATCTGCATCCTTTTTTTCCCTCTCCAACTTCTGTCACGACAGCTACAACCAGTGATGGATAGCCTAGGAAAGTGCCCAGCTAATTATGTTCCCCTCAGCCCCATCACCTTCTTGGAGAGGGCAGCCGCCGTGTACTCCGACCGCACGTCGGTCGTCTATGAGCGCACGCGCTTCACGTGGAAGCAAACTTACGAGCGCTGCCGCCGCCTCGCTTCCTCCCTCCGGAAGCTGAGCATCTCCAAGAATGATGTGGTATGTGTGTATAGAACGATCGTTCTTTGAGTGCTGTTGATCTCACCAAGTTTCTAACGTGGTTTATATATGCAGGTTTCAGTCCTGGCACCCAACATTCCGGCCATGTATGAGATGCACTTCGCCGTGCCCATGGCGGGCGCGGTGCTCAACACCATAAACACTCGTCTCGACTGCAAGAACATCGCCACCATCCTTAAGCACTCCGAGGCTAAGGTCTTCTTCGTCGACTACCAATACGTCCCCCTCGCTATAAGCGCCCTCAAGCTTCTGCTGGGCGACGCCGACACTTCCCAGCTGCCACTGGTCGTGGTCATCGATGACATCGATGCACCGACCGGCACTCGGCTGGGGGAGCTGGAGTACGAGCAGCTCGTCGCCGGCGGCCACCCGTTCCACGAGCTACCCCGGCTCGACGACGAGTGGGATCCCATCGCCCTTAACTACACCTCCGGCACCACGTCCGCCCCCAAGGGGGTTGTCTATAGCCACCGCGGCGCGTACCTCAGCGCCATCAGCCTGCTCCTCCAGTGGGGCGTCGGGAGCGAGCCTGTTTATCTCTGGTCCCTCCCCATGTTCCACTGCAACGGGTGGACCTTCACGTGGGGCGTCGCCGCCCGTGGCGGTGTCAATGTATGCATCCGCAACACGTCGGCCGCCGAGATGTACCGCGCCATTGCCGACCATCGTGTCACCCACATGTGCTGCGCTCCCATCGTCTTCACCATCCTCCTCGAGACCGGCCAGTCCGAGCGGCCTCCCATTGCCTCTCCCGTTCAGGTGCTGACCGGCGGCGCTCCGCCTCCAGCGCCGCTGCTGGAAAAGATCGAGCGCATGGGGTTCAAGGTGACGCACGCCTACGGGCTGACCGAAGCGACCGGGCCGGCGCTCGTGTGCGAGTGGCGGGCGGAGTGGGACCGGAGAAACCCCGAGGAGCGGGCGGCGCTCAAGGCGCGGCAGGGGATCAGCGTGCTCACGCTCGCGGACGTCGACGTGAAGGACGCCAAGACGATGGCCAGCGTCCCGCGCGACGGCAGGTCGGCGGGAGAGATCGTGCTCCGGGGAAGCAGCATCATGAAGGGCTACTACAAGAACAACAAGGACACAGCAGAGGCGTTCAAGGACGGGTGGTTCTTCACCGGTGACGTCGCGGTGGTGCACCCAGACGGGTACCTGGAGATCAAGGACCGGTCCAAGGACGTGATCATCTCAGGCGGGGAGAACATAAGCAGCGTGGAGGTGGAGACGGTGCTGTACAAGCACCCCATGGTAATggaggcggcggtggtggcgaTGCCGCACCCGCGCTGGGGCGAGACGCCGTGCGCCTTCGTGACGCTGAAGAAGGGATGCGGAGGAGGAGCAGAGCAGAGCATAAAGGAGGAGGACATCATCGCGTACTGCCGGGCGAGCATGTCGCACTTCATGGTGCCAAAGAAGGTGGTGTTCGTGGACGAGCTGCCCAAGACTTCCACCGGAAAGATCCAAAAGTTTCAGCTGAGGGAGATGGCGAAGCGCCACAAGGTAGCAGAGAGACCGCCGAAGACTAAATCCGGGTTCACCGAGGCCCAGCTTCCGTACAAGGCTAAGCACCAGGTGGAGCCGCAACGAGAGCAAGCCCTGGCGATGTCACGCCTATGAACACATTACATTCATGTTCATCTATCAAATTGGTTCCCTTAATTACCTAAGCCTTGTCTAATAAGCCAAAAGAGATTTTGCAATTAGTTTATATATTATTCTTATAtacttgcatcataatagttttcaatattaattgtattcactaTAATTCTGGTGATAATTCCTAGtattttcaatgaaatttctgtGCTTTATGCTTCAAGATAAGAAAGTGTCTAAATTCTCCTCCTCTTCGATCAATGTTCAATTCTAAAATCACTTTGAACTTTGACTAGACTTAAGCTTTCCATGCAGGTCAACTCAGTGTGTCTCATGGTCAACATTAAGGAATGGTAACTTTCAACTTTATTTCTCTATGCACAGACCAACGGTTCCTCCACCCATTCTACTCACTAACAATACTATGTCCAATCCTGTAAATGTTGAGTTTCTTCAAAGATGCCATTTGTCTTATTCTTAGTTTATGCTGAGGTCCCAATCTTCTTTTTATTTCTCATAAAGATAATTTACTTATTTAAAGAATTCATGTCAAGTACGATGAATCGATCTAGTTTAGCCTAAATCAGCttatcaataatttaattttaaaaattataaatgattCTTATTCCATAGTGTTAGTGAACTTATGTGTTAATAGGGATCGATAGTGTTGTGGCTTAGGTGTCAATAGGGTTCGGTTAAATCCCGAATGTGCAAGGTTGCTTATGTGGATGCTCGGACGGTGGAAGCAAATGTCGGGTCGGGTTGAGTTTGAGCTTCATCTTCCTGAGTACGGTCTTCTCCCTTAACGGAGTGACTTGCTTCTTCATCGTTGAGCTCCTACATACAAGCTGAGGTCGGAAGGGGGTTTCCTGACTCGACCTCTCTGAAAGCTAAGTTAGAATTGAGTGAAATAAAAGTGAGTTGAATGTGTGTAGAAGTCCATCCCCTGACTTCGATCAAggggttggcttttatacttgTGAAGGAGGATCGATCGTACGCGATATGTTAATGGTGATCGACTCCTTGGGCGATCGTCTTATACCTCCTGTGCGAGCACCAACCGAGCTCAACGGATCCACATCGCGTGACGTCGTTTTGAGCTTTTCGGAGCAGCTTTGTGCTATACAGCATCGTGTTGTATGGTCTCGGATAGTGTGGGAATAGGCAACCATCCTATCCAAGTCCGAGGTGTTATATCGACGTAATTCACCATATCAACCCTAAGGCTCCACATTGGCATTAACATCACTGTTGAATGTTACCGCATGGGTGATACCAGAATATCGTTCTTGAGTTGATTAATCATTTAAgatcaaatcaaattaattttaattaaaaaaatatcaatttaatCGAGTTCATTTTTTTAAGTCATTAATTGATTAATCAAACTAACCCAAAGGTACTATGTTGAtccaattttaatattataatttcataAATGGTCTTATTATGTGAATCCAATTCGACAATCGAAcggattcatttaaaaaaaatataaatttaaaattataaatcactTAACCAATTAACTAAATCAAATCAATCGATTCGATTTGAATACTAAGGATATTTAGTTGATTGAGGAATAGAGAAATCAATAGTTCCTTCAATGAGACATCATGGCATATATTTCCTTCAATGAGAATTTTATTTTCGGCAATGCTTAATCACCGAAGAATAATTCATGAATATTCTCTTTATTTAATCACTTATTTAGAAGTATAAGTCAGCTCATAATGTCATAGCCACAATCTCTGTTCTTGCTGGGAATCAAGCACTGTATCAACTCGTGATGGCCGTCAAGAAACAGGTTGAAGGTGACGACGATATCAGAGTGGGGAACCAGCAAACCACCGGTCGACCATGGCTAAGCATTCCTTTGGCTTGTACTCTGGAGCTGTGTGACCACCACCCTGCGGAACAAGATCGAAAAGGTTAAGGAGAGAGTTCATACTGATCAAGCAAAATCCACCGAAACGAACTTACTTTGATGGTCACAAAAGTGAGGTTATTGGAGTAAGTCCTCGTGAATCTGAGATGACAGCAACCTCGTGAGCAAGATGATGCGACTGAAGCTAAAGATTTCTGTGACTGGAGAGGCTCACCCTGCGACTTGGCCATCCACAAACCACGATCGCCAATCGTCCACGATGGAGAAGTTGAGAGATCTGATCCACGCCTGTGTCCCCACAAATGGCACGCTCATGTCATGGTCGCCGCTGCGTGCCAGAAGAAGAGTAAATGCCTCTCATAAACCATGCATGATGCCAACAGCGGCAAGGGCTTCACCTGTATGCCAGAGCTCTGTATCCTCTGCTGGTGAGGGAGAGATGATACTTCAGAGAACTCGACACATCGTTCGTGTAGTTGATGCCATAGTTGCACCTCACCCAGATTTGCTTGGTTCCCTGCTTGCCATCGGCATGAAAACCTTTAGAATTCAGCCATGTTCCTATGGAACTTCCTCTTGATCTCACGCATACCTCGCGAACGCCAAGCGCTTCTCTCACGGTGTCATTGTTGGCCCAGAAGTAGGAGAGCACATATCCAGAACTCTGATAAGAAGGTTCACCAATGATGACATAAGCATTCTTCTTCTCCAGGAGAAGCTTTCTGAAATGTAGTTTAGGTTTGAGAAAGAGGAAAGGGCTTACCCTACACTGCAAAGGGAGGTCAGACTTTGACAAGGGCTGCTCGAGGTGTTCTTCAAGCAATTTCCTTCTGTCTGCAGTCAGCATGTTTCGTTTCGGGCTCGCGAAGAAGCACAGAGGCTCCAGGATATGGACATTGTTGATGCCAAAGAGACCCTGTATATTTACATCGCCATGAGAGATTGTTCTTGGTCGAGTAGCGTGGTCAAAAGGCATACTGCATCCTCACCTGATTCACAGCTTGTAGGCAACTCGCACACTCTGCATTTCTAGGACTCTGATACTGCTCTCTGCAACTCCTCTTTGTTGCCTAAGAGAAACCAAACCAGACCAGATCAATGCTCGAGAGATGAGTCTTTACGTATAATGCATACAACATGAAAGGTTCTTCAGAGGAATTGATCTCTGTCACACATTGTGATATGTTGGTAAGCTGGAAGAACATAAGATGCATTAATATAGCGATTGCTTACTGTGGTGATTGCTGGACTTAATCATCATAAATCTTATGATGTAAGACTTATCACTAGTTCGTGTTTCTGTATCTGTCATAATTTTCTTCAGATTAATGGAGAAGATTAAGACAAATTAATCACCTCATAAAGCTCATCGGAAATTAGACCCATCCCATGAACATAAGGGATTATTGCATTCCCATCATACTCTCCATCTGTAGAAGGGTTGCCAACAAGGTATCCCTGAAACCATGAGCAATCAATCTCAGAATAATGCTCATGTAAGAAGACACAGCTTTGCTAGGAAGCTCTAAACCTTGAGATTGAAGTGCAACCCATCTCCAGCTTCATTTCCTGCGGCATGGATGGATGAGCTTTTGTTCCAGTTCATAAATGCATTAACAGGATTCAAACAAAACAAGTGTAGTGGTTTACCATCTGAAATATATTGAGCAATGACTGGCACAAGGAGGCCAGAATAGGAATCTCCACCAATGTAAAGAGGATTTTTGATGAATGATGGGTGATCAACATACCACTGCACGCAAATATTAGCTTAATTCTCCCTTTTATCTCTCACTGGTTTGATGAAATGGAGAAAAGACATGAATTGGAGTAGTAGTATCCACCTTCTTAAGAAATGTGCAGACATGAATGGCAGACTTGGTATCAGTGATAAGTAAGCCTTGTTCGGTGTCTGAATAGGAGAATCCAGTCCCAACTGGTGAATCCAGAAAGATGATGCTTGACACCTGAGGGTCCACTAAAACCATGTAAAAGCCAGCTGacagtgaagaagaagaagaagaagaagaagaagaagaagactaaaTGCAACAGCAAGAGATATACACCTTTGTCCAGGAGATTGGATTGTAGatcaaagaaggaagaagaccatCGGTGTACCCAGCTACATCGAATTGTAGAGGACCTGCCAAACCAAAATAAACATCTAAAAGAATGCATAGACTCTGTTCTTgttgttcctttttctttccttctcAATCCTTATCATAAAAAATCCTGCAAATTGATAGACATAATTGTCGTTTATTGCCAGTCAAAACGCTTTCTgtcttgatcatgacatgttaatATCTTTCTCGCGTTTCCATCCTCAACATTTATAGGGTTTAACAGGCAAGACATCTGGATCAGGCCGTGGCTCATGGTGACCACGAGATTGGTGCAGGCATCATTACCTATCTCGAACATTAACCCGGAGAAAGCTGAGCAGCCAGGGCCGCCGGTTATCCACACCATGAGAGGGTCATCCGCCGGCTTCCTCTCAGACATGATGAAGTAGTAGAACAGCTGCACGCCATTGGCTTCATCCACGTCCACGTAGCTGAGCAAACACACCACATCAGCTCTCATCTAAAAGAATACAAATATACATAAACCAGCGCTGCTGTTACTACTACGTcatcatcgtcgtcatcatcatcatccccaAGAACACCTCGCATGGTGGTGGAGAGGTACAAAAGGGGGTGCAAGTTTGTTTGCATGATGTGTTGAATTAAAGGATTAGGTGGTAGGGGTGACTTCGGTTCACTTCAAATCGAAACCGAACCGGTTTGAAATTAGAATTGAATCAGATCAACAATCGGAtggattcacaaaaaaaaaattacaaagttataattctaaaaaatttaaaaaaaattatgatttatttggataattcTTTtctttagtaaaagaaacaaaggAGACCAAATAGTAAAAATTCTAAATTTatacataataaatctcaagtattatgatttggataaaactcattcaaattctatttgtcaaaacatCAAAATAACTTTCTCGGTttaagagatttataaaataacatatatagattcatcaatttcttattgaaaactcgataatttttagagatgaaaaaattttcaacaaaaatatATTCCTTTTTTTAGTTTCCATTTATGTGATTAATTTCGTATTAGCATGTCCTGATCTTTTATgccaaagccatgtatcgtcgtttaaaaataaaaaataagttttatcacataacaaagatcaatagtatacacattaaaaaataaaacatcaataattctaattctaatgatcttttctttattattattgttacgaCTAGTGAGTTTTATGAAGTATTTTGAATCTGCAGT from Musa acuminata AAA Group cultivar baxijiao chromosome BXJ2-11, Cavendish_Baxijiao_AAA, whole genome shotgun sequence encodes:
- the LOC135626986 gene encoding trans-cinnamate:CoA ligase, peroxisomal-like — translated: MDSLGKCPANYVPLSPITFLERAAAVYSDRTSVVYERTRFTWKQTYERCRRLASSLRKLSISKNDVVSVLAPNIPAMYEMHFAVPMAGAVLNTINTRLDCKNIATILKHSEAKVFFVDYQYVPLAISALKLLLGDADTSQLPLVVVIDDIDAPTGTRLGELEYEQLVAGGHPFHELPRLDDEWDPIALNYTSGTTSAPKGVVYSHRGAYLSAISLLLQWGVGSEPVYLWSLPMFHCNGWTFTWGVAARGGVNVCIRNTSAAEMYRAIADHRVTHMCCAPIVFTILLETGQSERPPIASPVQVLTGGAPPPAPLLEKIERMGFKVTHAYGLTEATGPALVCEWRAEWDRRNPEERAALKARQGISVLTLADVDVKDAKTMASVPRDGRSAGEIVLRGSSIMKGYYKNNKDTAEAFKDGWFFTGDVAVVHPDGYLEIKDRSKDVIISGGENISSVEVETVLYKHPMVMEAAVVAMPHPRWGETPCAFVTLKKGCGGGAEQSIKEEDIIAYCRASMSHFMVPKKVVFVDELPKTSTGKIQKFQLREMAKRHKVAERPPKTKSGFTEAQLPYKAKHQVEPQREQALAMSRL
- the LOC135627080 gene encoding serine carboxypeptidase-like 18, with amino-acid sequence MAAAVRELLLSFSSAALLLLQLFLAQQPLVSSLNVITHLPGFEGPLPFHLETGYVDVDEANGVQLFYYFIMSERKPADDPLMVWITGGPGCSAFSGLMFEIGPLQFDVAGYTDGLLPSLIYNPISWTKVSSIIFLDSPVGTGFSYSDTEQGLLITDTKSAIHVCTFLKKWYVDHPSFIKNPLYIGGDSYSGLLVPVIAQYISDGNEAGDGLHFNLKGYLVGNPSTDGEYDGNAIIPYVHGMGLISDELYEATKRSCREQYQSPRNAECASCLQAVNQGLFGINNVHILEPLCFFASPKRNMLTADRRKLLEEHLEQPLSKSDLPLQCRSSGYVLSYFWANNDTVREALGVREGTKQIWVRCNYGINYTNDVSSSLKYHLSLTSRGYRALAYSGDHDMSVPFVGTQAWIRSLNFSIVDDWRSWFVDGQVAGFTRTYSNNLTFVTIKGGGHTAPEYKPKECLAMVDRWFAGSPL